The stretch of DNA AATATCCGAGTTTGGGGATATGGATGAACAGTCAATTCTTGTAAAAGAATTTATAAAAAGAGGTTTAATATTTAAGATTGTCCCAACATTTCTTTTTAAGAAAGTCGGAAAAATATTCGGATTTTAGGTGGTATGATGGAATTATTATGTATACAATCTCAAGAACATCCTCAGTTACCTATAGCTGAGTTGAAGGCAGTTATGGAATGCGAAAACATTGAAGCAGACATTGAAATAATAACTGAAGGATTGCTTATTTTAAAAAATATTTCCAAAGAGGATATTTGCCATTATTATGAAACTTTAACAAAAAGGTTGGGCTATACTCATGAGGTCCATGAACTCATAAAAAAATCCAATGTTGAGGACTTGGAAAGGGATGTTTCAGCCATTGAATGGTGTGATTATATAGATGAGACTTTTGCGGTTCGCGTAAAGAGATTCCATTCCGAAATAGATACTGTAGGGACAGAAAGAAAGATGGGTTCATTAATTCTTGCTAATTGTGATAATATTAAGGTTAATTTAACAAAACCGAAATCATTAGTCCGTGTTGTCGCATTTGAAAATGATATTTATGTGGCTATTGAAAGAATCAAGTTAAACAAAAAGCATTTTGAAGACAGCAAACCTCATAAAAGACCATTCTTCTATCCAGGGTCAATGAATCCGAAATTAGCAAGATGCATGGTTAACTTATCAAGAGTGAAGGAAGGCGAATTATTATTGGATCCATTCTGTGGAACCGGTGGTATTCTAATTGAAGCGGGATTGATTGGCTGTAAGGTTGTCGGTTCCGATATCTATTGGAAAATGAAAAATGGAACTTCCATCAATTTGGATTATTATGGAATCACAGACTACAGGACATTTAATTTAGATGTTCGCGAACTTAAAATGTATGAAAAGGTAGCTAGTGTCGTCACTGACCCTCCTTATGGTATTTCCACTTCAACAGGAGATATTGATGGTGATGATATATTTAAGGAATTCTTTTATGCAATCTATGATAACATGAGAGATGATGCATATCTTTGTATGGCCAGCCCTCATTATGTGGATTTGCAGCCTATGGTTGATGAAGTGGGCTTTGAGATTATAGAGCAATATGGCATTAAAATGCATAGAAGTTTAACAAGAATCATTACTGTAATACGTAAAAAATCAGATTAATATAGTTACATTTATATA from Methanobrevibacter sp. YE315 encodes:
- a CDS encoding TIGR01177 family methyltransferase; amino-acid sequence: MELLCIQSQEHPQLPIAELKAVMECENIEADIEIITEGLLILKNISKEDICHYYETLTKRLGYTHEVHELIKKSNVEDLERDVSAIEWCDYIDETFAVRVKRFHSEIDTVGTERKMGSLILANCDNIKVNLTKPKSLVRVVAFENDIYVAIERIKLNKKHFEDSKPHKRPFFYPGSMNPKLARCMVNLSRVKEGELLLDPFCGTGGILIEAGLIGCKVVGSDIYWKMKNGTSINLDYYGITDYRTFNLDVRELKMYEKVASVVTDPPYGISTSTGDIDGDDIFKEFFYAIYDNMRDDAYLCMASPHYVDLQPMVDEVGFEIIEQYGIKMHRSLTRIITVIRKKSD